From the genome of Brevinematales bacterium, one region includes:
- a CDS encoding TIGR00725 family protein encodes MTRKVQVTVVGDSIEKDINNKIAYEVGKFIAERGWVLINGGRDGVMAASAQGAFDANGIIVSITPDDDLFSANPYSTITIPSGIGFARNMTNVLAGDIIVGIGGGAGTLSELAYAWCYRKPIVAAEWSEGWSARLADTLLDERHEMKLIGAKDLDSLKDILDQTVAGLSYIHKPTVPGKSRE; translated from the coding sequence ATGACACGCAAAGTACAGGTCACCGTAGTCGGCGACAGTATCGAGAAGGATATCAACAATAAGATCGCATACGAGGTCGGTAAGTTTATCGCCGAACGGGGATGGGTGCTGATTAACGGCGGACGCGACGGCGTGATGGCGGCGTCGGCGCAGGGCGCGTTCGATGCGAACGGTATCATCGTCTCGATCACCCCGGACGACGACCTTTTCAGCGCGAACCCCTACTCGACTATCACTATCCCGTCGGGTATCGGCTTCGCCCGCAATATGACCAATGTGCTCGCGGGGGATATTATTGTCGGTATCGGCGGGGGCGCGGGGACATTGTCCGAGCTCGCCTACGCGTGGTGCTACCGCAAGCCCATCGTGGCCGCGGAATGGTCCGAGGGGTGGAGCGCGAGGCTCGCGGATACATTGCTCGACGAGCGGCACGAGATGAAGCTGATCGGCGCGAAGGATCTGGACTCGCTCAAGGATATCCTCGATCAGACGGTCGCGGGTTTGAGCTATATCCACAAGCCCACTGTCCCGGGAAAGAGCCGGGAGTAG